One Carassius auratus strain Wakin unplaced genomic scaffold, ASM336829v1 scaf_tig00216852, whole genome shotgun sequence DNA window includes the following coding sequences:
- the LOC113099068 gene encoding CD48 antigen-like, which produces MLNSTSFFCLCLVLSTGVFGDTDEVKSVSVTEGDSVSLNTDVRVQRDDMVLWMFGPKESRIADIHRHNIYIDATYTIFEKRLQMDNQTGSLTIRNIRSEHTGLYKLLILRNRGNSYKRFSVSVYAPLPIPIISSNSSNCSSSSSSVSNCSLLCSAVNVSAVTLSWYKGNSLLSSISVSDLSISLSLPLEVEYQENNTYSCVINNPITNQTTHLDITQLCHTCPGIT; this is translated from the exons ATGCTTAACAGCACATCTTTCTTCTGTCTGTGTCTTGTGCTATCGACTG gtgtgtttggtgatacagatgaagtgaagtcagtgtcagtgactgaAGGAGATTCTGTCTCTCTAAACACTGATGTTAGAGTACAGAGAGACGATATGGTACTGTGGATGTTTGGACCTAAAGAGAGTCGAATAGCTGATATCCACagacataatatttatatagatgCCACTTATACAATATTTGAGAAAAGACTCCAgatggacaatcaaactggatctctgaccatcagaaacatcagatctgaacacactggactttataaactactgATCCTCAGGAACAGAGGAAACTCatacaagagattcagtgtttctgtctatg ctcctcTTCCCATTCCTatcatcagcagtaactcttcaaactgttcttcatcatcatcttcagtgtctaattgttcactgttgtgttcagctgtgaatgtgagtgctgtgactctctcctggtacaaaggaaacagtttattgtccagcatcagtgtgtctgatctcagcatcagtctctctctacctctggaggtggaatatcaggagaacaacacctacagctgtgtgatcaacaatcccatcacaaaccagaccacacatctggacatcactcaactctgtcacacatgtccAGGTATCACATGA